In Cuculus canorus isolate bCucCan1 chromosome 9, bCucCan1.pri, whole genome shotgun sequence, the following are encoded in one genomic region:
- the EIF4E2 gene encoding eukaryotic translation initiation factor 4E type 2 isoform X1, whose product MGRAERPARLKDDDSGDHDQNEENNTQKDSEKEKNDREKPQSTTKRKAVVPGPAEHPLQYNYTFWYSRRTPGRPTSSQSYEQNIKQIGTFASVEQFWRFYSHMVRPGDLTGHSDFHLFKEGIKPMWEDDANKNGGKWIIRLRKGLASRCWENLILAMLGEQFMVGEEICGAVVSVRFQEDIISIWNKTASDQATTARIRDTLRRVLNLPPNTIMEYKTHTDSIKAWEEFHGLVNSSGR is encoded by the exons ATGGGACGGGCGGAGAGACCGGCGCG ATTGAAAGATGATGACAGTGGAGACCATGACCAGAATGAGGAGAATAACACACAGAAAGacagtgagaaggaaaagaacGATCGAGAGAAACCACAGAGTACTACCAAGAGGAAG GCTGTTGTCCCAGGGCCAGCTGAGCACCCCTTGCAGTATAATTACACCTTCTGGTACTCCAGACGAACACCCGGGAGGCCTACCAGCTCGCAGAGTTATGAGCAGAACATCAAACAGATTGGCACCTTTGCTTCC GTGGAGCAGTTCTGGCGGTTTTACAGTCACATGGTACGTCCTGGGGACCTGACAGGCCATAGTGACTTCCATCTTTTCAAAGAAGGGATCAAACCTATGTGGGAG GATGATGCCAACAAAAATGGTGGTAAATGGATTATCCGTCTGCGAAAGGGCTTAGCGTCACGATGCTGGGAGAATCTCATTCTGGCAATGTTGGGAGAACAGTTTATGGTGGGGGAAGAAATCTGTGGGGCAGTCGTCTCTGTCCGATTCCAG GAGGATATTATCTCAATATGGAACAAGACAGCCAGCGACCAGGCTACGACAGCCCGGATACGTGATACATTACGAAGAGTGCTCAACCTACCTCCCAACACCATCATGGAATATAAAACACACACCGACAGCATCAA
- the EIF4E2 gene encoding eukaryotic translation initiation factor 4E type 2 isoform X3, which yields MGRAERPARLKDDDSGDHDQNEENNTQKDSEKEKNDREKPQSTTKRKAVVPGPAEHPLQYNYTFWYSRRTPGRPTSSQSYEQNIKQIGTFASVEQFWRFYSHMVRPGDLTGHSDFHLFKEGIKPMWEDDANKNGGKWIIRLRKGLASRCWENLILAMLGEQFMVGEEICGAVVSVRFQEDIISIWNKTASDQATTARIRDTLRRVLNLPPNTIMEYKTHTDSIKDNSSFRNTKITL from the exons ATGGGACGGGCGGAGAGACCGGCGCG ATTGAAAGATGATGACAGTGGAGACCATGACCAGAATGAGGAGAATAACACACAGAAAGacagtgagaaggaaaagaacGATCGAGAGAAACCACAGAGTACTACCAAGAGGAAG GCTGTTGTCCCAGGGCCAGCTGAGCACCCCTTGCAGTATAATTACACCTTCTGGTACTCCAGACGAACACCCGGGAGGCCTACCAGCTCGCAGAGTTATGAGCAGAACATCAAACAGATTGGCACCTTTGCTTCC GTGGAGCAGTTCTGGCGGTTTTACAGTCACATGGTACGTCCTGGGGACCTGACAGGCCATAGTGACTTCCATCTTTTCAAAGAAGGGATCAAACCTATGTGGGAG GATGATGCCAACAAAAATGGTGGTAAATGGATTATCCGTCTGCGAAAGGGCTTAGCGTCACGATGCTGGGAGAATCTCATTCTGGCAATGTTGGGAGAACAGTTTATGGTGGGGGAAGAAATCTGTGGGGCAGTCGTCTCTGTCCGATTCCAG GAGGATATTATCTCAATATGGAACAAGACAGCCAGCGACCAGGCTACGACAGCCCGGATACGTGATACATTACGAAGAGTGCTCAACCTACCTCCCAACACCATCATGGAATATAAAACACACACCGACAGCATCAA
- the EIF4E2 gene encoding eukaryotic translation initiation factor 4E type 2 isoform X2 yields MNNKFDALKDDDSGDHDQNEENNTQKDSEKEKNDREKPQSTTKRKAVVPGPAEHPLQYNYTFWYSRRTPGRPTSSQSYEQNIKQIGTFASVEQFWRFYSHMVRPGDLTGHSDFHLFKEGIKPMWEDDANKNGGKWIIRLRKGLASRCWENLILAMLGEQFMVGEEICGAVVSVRFQEDIISIWNKTASDQATTARIRDTLRRVLNLPPNTIMEYKTHTDSIKAWEEFHGLVNSSGR; encoded by the exons ATGAACAACAAATTCGACGC ATTGAAAGATGATGACAGTGGAGACCATGACCAGAATGAGGAGAATAACACACAGAAAGacagtgagaaggaaaagaacGATCGAGAGAAACCACAGAGTACTACCAAGAGGAAG GCTGTTGTCCCAGGGCCAGCTGAGCACCCCTTGCAGTATAATTACACCTTCTGGTACTCCAGACGAACACCCGGGAGGCCTACCAGCTCGCAGAGTTATGAGCAGAACATCAAACAGATTGGCACCTTTGCTTCC GTGGAGCAGTTCTGGCGGTTTTACAGTCACATGGTACGTCCTGGGGACCTGACAGGCCATAGTGACTTCCATCTTTTCAAAGAAGGGATCAAACCTATGTGGGAG GATGATGCCAACAAAAATGGTGGTAAATGGATTATCCGTCTGCGAAAGGGCTTAGCGTCACGATGCTGGGAGAATCTCATTCTGGCAATGTTGGGAGAACAGTTTATGGTGGGGGAAGAAATCTGTGGGGCAGTCGTCTCTGTCCGATTCCAG GAGGATATTATCTCAATATGGAACAAGACAGCCAGCGACCAGGCTACGACAGCCCGGATACGTGATACATTACGAAGAGTGCTCAACCTACCTCCCAACACCATCATGGAATATAAAACACACACCGACAGCATCAA